One genomic segment of Myxococcales bacterium includes these proteins:
- a CDS encoding sigma 54-interacting transcriptional regulator, with translation MATLRIQLPASGVKVYHIYKKLTSLGRGDDCDVVLPDPLLGEAHAHINFDGRDFHLALLERGTEMFVNGRKRTKHRLGHEDRVRLGPVEIEFSLYDTPVSDDVAAKTIAELNSYKKLFEFSQHLMSNYEVPALLESLIDMVIQVSNADKGFIVLMESGDPVVKVARNLRRESISNAISHVSDSILAKVVETRKALIVSDALNDDAFSTAASVVNLKLTSVMCVPLLERGDLLGVIYVGNDNVARLFDDTHLELLSIFAAQASLIIRNALLVNELTLDKRSLLEQLERMRFGEIVGSCPPMQEVFRKVQKVSATDISVLVTGETGTGKELIARELHNRSSRAKGPFVTINCGAIPENLLESELFGYARGAFTGAVSNKLGRFQTANGGSLFLDEIGEMPMSLQVKILRALQERVVVRVGDTRQEQVDIRVIAATHRNLEQEIKAGRFREDLYYRLNVVQLHLPPLRERGDDIVMLARYMLGRYAPEYGSKVKGFSPGAIAALKRHDWPGNIRELENRMKKAVVLADKALLGPEDLGLTPAELPPILPLNEAKEQFQRNYINEILALNDGNRTKTARDLGVDPRTIFRHLERDDGPSLGGSESPAPDDL, from the coding sequence ATGGCAACGCTCAGAATTCAGCTCCCCGCGTCAGGGGTGAAGGTGTACCACATCTACAAAAAGCTCACGTCGCTTGGGCGAGGTGACGACTGTGACGTGGTCCTGCCAGACCCCCTGCTTGGGGAGGCGCACGCACACATCAACTTCGACGGCCGCGACTTCCACCTGGCGCTTCTCGAGCGGGGCACCGAGATGTTCGTGAATGGCCGCAAACGGACCAAACACCGGCTTGGGCACGAGGATCGGGTCCGCCTTGGGCCCGTGGAGATCGAGTTTTCTCTCTACGACACGCCCGTTTCCGACGACGTGGCGGCAAAGACTATCGCCGAGCTCAACTCGTACAAGAAGCTCTTCGAGTTTTCTCAGCACCTGATGAGCAACTACGAGGTGCCCGCCCTGCTCGAATCGCTCATCGACATGGTCATCCAGGTGAGCAACGCCGACAAGGGCTTCATCGTGTTGATGGAGTCCGGAGATCCGGTCGTGAAGGTTGCCCGGAACTTGCGTCGCGAGAGCATCTCTAACGCCATCAGCCACGTCTCGGATTCCATCCTCGCGAAGGTGGTTGAAACCAGAAAGGCGCTCATCGTCTCCGACGCCCTCAATGATGACGCGTTCAGCACGGCAGCCTCGGTCGTGAACCTCAAGCTCACGTCCGTGATGTGCGTTCCGCTGCTCGAACGAGGGGATCTCTTGGGGGTGATCTACGTGGGCAACGACAACGTCGCGCGTCTGTTCGACGACACCCACCTCGAGTTGCTCTCCATCTTCGCCGCCCAGGCCTCTCTCATCATTCGCAACGCCCTCCTGGTCAACGAGCTCACGCTCGACAAGCGCTCGTTGCTGGAGCAGCTCGAGCGCATGCGCTTTGGCGAGATCGTTGGCTCTTGTCCGCCGATGCAAGAGGTTTTTCGCAAAGTCCAGAAGGTGTCGGCCACGGACATCTCCGTATTGGTGACGGGCGAGACCGGCACCGGGAAGGAGCTCATCGCACGCGAGCTGCACAACCGCTCGAGCCGGGCCAAGGGGCCCTTCGTTACGATCAACTGCGGGGCCATCCCTGAAAACCTGCTCGAATCCGAGCTCTTTGGCTATGCTCGGGGTGCCTTTACGGGAGCCGTGAGCAACAAGTTGGGTCGATTCCAGACAGCCAACGGCGGCTCCTTGTTCTTGGACGAGATTGGGGAAATGCCCATGTCGCTGCAGGTGAAGATCCTGCGCGCCCTTCAGGAGCGGGTGGTGGTGCGGGTGGGTGACACCCGACAAGAGCAGGTGGACATTCGTGTGATCGCTGCCACTCATCGAAACCTGGAACAGGAGATCAAGGCGGGCCGCTTCCGGGAAGATCTCTACTACCGCCTCAACGTCGTGCAGCTTCATTTGCCGCCGCTGCGCGAACGCGGCGATGACATCGTCATGCTGGCTCGCTACATGCTGGGCCGTTACGCCCCGGAGTACGGCAGCAAGGTGAAGGGATTTTCGCCGGGGGCCATTGCAGCCCTCAAGCGGCACGACTGGCCGGGCAACATCCGTGAGCTGGAAAACCGGATGAAGAAGGCGGTCGTGCTCGCTGACAAGGCTCTGCTGGGTCCCGAGGACTTGGGCCTGACCCCGGCGGAGCTGCCCCCGATTCTTCCGTTGAACGAGGCCAAGGAACAGTTTCAGCGCAACTACATCAACGAGATCCTGGCTCTCAACGACGGCAACCGTACCAAAACTGCGCGGGACCTGGGCGTGGATCCCCGCACCATCTTTCGCCACCTCGAAAGGGACGACGGCCCTTCCCTGGGGGGATCCGAGTCCCCAGCGCCCGACGACCTCTAG